The Salvia splendens isolate huo1 chromosome 20, SspV2, whole genome shotgun sequence nucleotide sequence ACTGctaacaaaatataattaaatgtacattatttgattattaattgTGTGACACAGAGATTATTTTGATCGTGCTTTTGTCCTGATAACTTGAGTAAAATGATGAAGTGCGTCATGCTTCTAGTATAAGCAATGTACTAACTTTTACTTGTGTGCAAAAACTGTAAAACAAATTTACTGTAGTGTGTATTGTTATTTTACAACTGTATTAAATCCTTATTTCTTTTAATATgtcataaattaaaatgatactttaattTCATACAACCATGATGGAGAATTGATAACGTTCAAATTCAGCAAATTAAGGTTTGTTTATTATAGTTCTCTCCTAAATTTAGAAGATTGGAAATCGGGACACACTTAGGTTTCAACAGGACCAAgtacttaaaatagaaattacTTTTACACAAAAGTGTCTCCTACATAGGGATGTcgatgtaacccgaacccgtgggccggcccgaataacccgataaaaatacaagGTTAGGGTTATAATTTCGCAgtccgaatttaaaatcgggccattcgggctgacccgttcgggttgtcgggttaggcgggctaacccgttcgggttacgggtcggcccgtcgggttgaaggcttctgcacagcgagcaattctgtaacggtcataactttctctacaaagctccgattgaggcgtgcaatatatccacgcgaagctctttcgaagacgaagagaatgatatgtattagaggtttatcagacttcaaaatcgcgagaaacattgactcaaacaaggctgctgcacatccacatattttgtgtacattttctaatcaattttctatcatttctcaacaaacatgtaaacttaccaaaatatagaaatataatcaaaatcatccaagacaaccctctaaaccatgcaaaatccaaatacgtcaaccgactatataagatcacgaaaaaaatctccatgtggttcatggattcataaatactcgtatataaaagctttcttttagtatatttccaatataatagtgcaaagtgttttgacgccgcttcatcattgaattatgcgtactttgatgattcttaaaacaaagataaattattatttgacttatttacagctggaataaattaaatttgaccaatcataattcaagaaaacttagagttaatcaaattagctagcatcttgataattcactctttaacaattcaaaatatttttgttacatctacgatgcatctctcacgttatgaaaattttatttaattttctacgaattgatttatgtttgaattttgaaacaaagtgttgatttatgttttaaatacataaacataaacatactattgatagatattttgtaaataattatgtaatgaataagttatttaaatttaaataacttaatcttttttaaaaatattaaagaaaattaaaaatatgtatttcattgttgaatgattaattaaaaatatgtatataaaatacgtattattttttgaaaatattaaaagaattaaaaatacgcattggcccgaataacccggtgggttagcccgaaacccgaagggttagggttagggtcgaacttttataacccgaaaaaatcataacccgaatagcccgtacccgaatggcccgacaacccgaacgggttggcccgattgacatccctactccTACATATGCTATTGATGTTTCATGaatagcatccacaatggggcatCCTATGCTCTGTCACATCATTATTTTATCCTCTTATCCTTCCACTTACAGTGGAACGTCCTAATGTCCGTCCTatagttttaactactgttttgtttaattaattttatgttttcaaatatgtcatgcaaaataattaaaaaaacaccacgatttaaaggcaaatcctacattccataattaaaaaaaggttacaagagttagaaataaaaaaacaagttCACTACAGATAAAAAGAGCATACTCTACATCATTCCCAACTTGCGGCGCAGGTCATCGATCATCCacttgaggtattcggcttcgCCCGGGTCCTCGCACTGCCTGAGGGcgtggtgcgtgtccaacaacgtcctccggttggcggccaCCACTAACTCCGCGTAGGCATGTCCCGCAGCCGAAGTCGGGGCTGGGGTCGGGGTCGGGGCCtgggaggatgtcgccttcgccttgcccctgttcttggcagccttactgccaatgggacgccgggaggacatcggtgtgccggaactctcatcctcatacatcggctggttgaggtccatcggaggtGCGCCGCTGTCGTTGCTCGCATAATCACTGGGCGGCAGtgttcttaatctccgtgccgaaaagaaacgctttcattactatagaacggatggagtagtacTTAATGTTCTAGAAATAATTTAGTCCAAAGTATACGTTATTTAAAGTTGGATGAGCAAATGCAAATAAGGTCGCTTTCGCGTAAACATCTGCTAATGTTCATATATGCATGGGTAGTTACAAGGAGAGTTTGGTAACtaagataaattaacaaataaaatttaaagaaGTAAATAATTTAGATCAACCTTACGTCTACCTAAGTTTTTTTATTCAAGCAAATTATATTTGTTTCGAGCTCAACATTTTTTGGCTTTTACCTCAAACATTCGATTTTCGGGTACCTGACCCGTTACgatggaaagtatatggaaaaactattaataaaaaattaaaatatctcTGATACGAGCAAATACTGTCTAAGTTTGCTCCTAGACAAGAGCCTAAAGTGTTAAAGTAAAGTTGAAATTGGCTCCTAAACATGAACAAAAATTGTCAAGAACGTATGAAAGGCTTTTGAGACAAGTCAAAAGTGTTAATAGAAAAACTAAAATAGCTGCTTGATTGAGTCTAAGCATTCAATAGAGATTAACCGAGCTCCTTGTTACaagaatgaagaaattaaagaTTTGCAAGTTAAATATCGAAAAATCTTAATACTCAATTTGAAGGTGAGTGATGGAAATAAGCTAATATTAGGGGATTTCTACCTAATCAGAGTGAAGtctaaatcaattaaatatcGTTCAAGGTTTTTTGTaaacatagaaaataaaaaatttccaatATAGTCTATTTTATCTTTTAATTgctgcattttaatattgttttatttGAGAAACGATTAGTACTAGAATAGAATATCAAAATACATACCATGAGCACCCGAATTAAAACCATAATACCACATTAAAAACaatgtagtagtattaaaatttgaaaattatgtAATATAGGAAATTTCGACTAATTATGTCTACCTATCAATTTCTGAGCCAGCACTATGTGATTCAAATATTTACACTTTGGGCAATCGTGTTGCATTTTGCGATCAAGAATATTTTTATCTAACTCATTTTACCTATAATTTTTAAACAAACTATAATATTTTCACGAAGAACCAAAAAACATTGCAGGATTAGACCATTCGTGATTTCATAAATCAACCATGCGAAGATGATATATTGTGCGTAAATTAAATGTGACTTTTAAATCTTAAATTATCgacattgtattgaaaataTCATGCATCCATTTCTCAGCCCTTGCCAATTTGTAATTCTCAGttctaaatttttaaaattatgtcaaAATTAAGGCTCCAAAATGGACGcatgatattaaaaaaataatattttaaaattatgtttaCCCTAGAAAAATTGGAAAATCACTCAGCATGATATAAATTTGACGTCAGATGCAGTGGCATAGCACATGGGAAATATATGCCAAAAAAATAGACAACACAATCTATCACTATCAGATTTCATATTTACTTATATTGTCATTGGCTTCTTTTTTCTCCTGACTTGTTTCTCTCTAATTAAAAGGTGTCAAATGGTCCAATTATTTATCTATTCCATTCGTCATCTATTAATCACTCATCCTCTTCCAATTAAATGTAGAATAATAATTGCAtgtaaaagagagaaaattgaaTGTAAAAGAAATCAAGAAATGGAATAATGTTACTCATCTATTTTACTATTACTCCAACATGGTACAAATCAAGCCTGTAATCAAAACTAATTACAGCCAAACAACCACTGCTAGAGCAAAAATTGAccaaatattttccaaattccTATATCTCCTAATCCATTTTTCTAGTctagtagtactataaataaattgaagcacaaaatttatttttctatctaAGGAATGACTGGAATACTTGTTCATCACAAGGAATTGTGAGCCCCATGTCGTGATCGAATCCGAACTCTTCCTCAGCTCGGTGAAGCAGGCTCACGAATTCCGGCCTGTTGAGAATCGAGATAGGAACGATGTATCTGGTCCTGTTCACGCCCACGTACACCACGAAGTGC carries:
- the LOC121782718 gene encoding auxin-responsive protein SAUR50-like, translating into MAIRKSNKLTQKAMIKQIMKRCSSIGKRHGYENDEGLPLDVPRGHFVVYVGVNRTRYIVPISILNRPEFVSLLHRAEEEFGFDHDMGLTIPCDEQVFQSFLR